The Silene latifolia isolate original U9 population chromosome Y, ASM4854445v1, whole genome shotgun sequence sequence ATTCTTTACAAAAAAAAATACTCTACTCAATGTCGGTTGTCCTTTGGTCACAATTTATACTATCATGGTTCGCCATCTCCCCACAAGCCCGGCATTTTCTTAGCGGTTTCTTGTTCACTTTCACAACTCATTCTCTTTGTGAGATCAGCCTTTTTCCCGAGCCTTTGTTTTTGCACTGCCTTGGAGGCAAAACCTTAATCTCACTAGGGACGCTTGTTCCTAAAAGCATCCCAATTTCAGCATTCTTGTCCTTTTCCTTTGCAATACCACTATTGCTACTTTCATCTGGGACATTTGTTACCCTTTCCTTGAACTCACGCAAAATCCTAAGCAACTCATCACAATAAATAGGACTCTGTTCAACTAGTGACACACAAGTGAACAATTCCGACCACAATTCACTGATTTTGTTTTTATGTACATCCACTACCTTGCAATCAGCAAGCAACTGCCCATCAGAATTGAAGATTGGCTGGCAGGTTGCTAGTTTGCTCCACCTCCTAAGTAGATATTCACTTGGAACTTTCTTAAATCCCCGATCTTTAAGGACACAGAGAATATGTCGACAGAGTATTCTGTGTCTTTCAAACTTGTTGCAAGTGCATACCAGTTTCACTTCATCCATCTTGAAACCAACCACatatcttttgtttctttcttgaTCTATGATGTCTATGTAGTCAATTGCATGGTTATCGTCTTTTTGTTTATCCCCAACCCCACACGAAAAGGAATCAGCTTTTAATTCATCTTGAAACTCGTAAAGGATTTTGGGCGTGTAAGAATTTGCTGCGTGTTTTTCAAGAGCAAGAGGAGTTAATAACGAGGGAGAAGTGTTTTTTGATTGTGCAATGAGTTTAGA is a genomic window containing:
- the LOC141631633 gene encoding protein FAR1-RELATED SEQUENCE 5-like, giving the protein MDAQRWTQSKLIAQSKNTSPSLLTPLALEKHAANSYTPKILYEFQDELKADSFSCGVGDKQKDDNHAIDYIDIIDQERNKRYVVGFKMDEVKLVCTCNKFERHRILCRHILCVLKDRGFKKVPSEYLLRRWSKLATCQPIFNSDGQLLADCKVVDVHKNKISELWSELFTCVSLVEQSPIYCDELLRILREFKERVTNVPDESSNSGIAKEKDKNAEIGMLLGTSVPSEIKVLPPRQCKNKGSGKRLISQRE